GTACGCGGCCAGTACGCCGTGAATGGGCAGTCCGGCGGGGTCGGTCCGCACCCCGTTGGCGCCGGGCGTCAGCGTCACCGTCACGTTCTCGGCAGTAAAAGTGTTGCCGCCCAAGCGATTTGCCCACGGATACAGGATGGGGATGCCCATCGTCTTGCCCGCGCTCAGGTAGGCGTCTAGGCCGCGTCGCTGGCCGAGCAGTTCGACCCCGGCATCCTGCAGTGACGTGCCGATCATGCCGGCCTCGGGCACGAACTGCGCCGTGACCGGCGGGTCGCTCACGGTGATGACGCGCACCGGGCCAGCCTAGCCTTCAGCGCGACAACGGATCGTGCTGAATGCGTTCCGGGGGGGCGCCTTTGGCCATCAGGGCGGCCTTGGTCGCCTGCACCATCGCCGGTCCGCCGCAGATCAGGATCTGCCGGTCACCCCAGCTGCCGTACCGGGCGACGACGTCGGGCAGCCGTCCGGTTTGGCGCACGTGCAGTCCGCGGGGCGGGGACACGTCGGGGTAGTCGGCGGCCCAGGACGGGTCGCTGTTGTACTCCGATACCGGCGACACCGACAGCCAGGGGTTGTGTGCCGCGATCTGCCACAGGGTCCGCAGGTCGTAGAGCTCGCACGGGTAACGCGCGCCGAAGAACAGGTGCACCCGCGGATTCTCGGCGAAGCGACTGAGATCCATGATCAGGGCTCGCAGCGGCGCCAGGCCGGTGCTGCCGGCGACCATCAG
The nucleotide sequence above comes from Mycobacterium kiyosense. Encoded proteins:
- a CDS encoding hypothetical protein (frameshifted, deletion at around 700164); translation: MPGGLVSNAVVTETRPGDRWRLSSPHGGFHVDRDGDDVLMVAGSTGLAPLRALIMDLSRFAENPRVHLFFGARYPCELYDLRTLWQIAAHNPWLSVSPVSEYNSDPSWAADYPDVSPPRGLHVRQTGRLPDVVARYGSWGDRQILICGGPAMVQATKAALMAKGAPPERIQHDPLSR